The window ataaagccctgttataaataaaatattgattaatttatctttttgactgtctatctgtaaataaacactaggctatataataatttaataatccaagcctacaatacaaagtatttatagcctagtttgttcatttttactccaattttgagtttgctgttataataattgcttttcctaggcagacttgacatattggtctaatataagaagattgctcaaaaaggacataatgacataaattaaaagcaaataacattttgaatttgaattattaatgttaatttaaaacatcaaggttatgataacttcagctttaacagttgtaacacaaactcaaataaaactggagagttaacgttatttactaataaatataatgtgcttgggtcacacagcatagtgtatgggtatgtcacgtgattaaggaacgactcaaaacccgaaagactcatgaagagaactaatcaattctctttccggctcagaatgcattggcttagtgtatgggtctgtcacgtgattaaggaacgactcaaaaacccgaaagactcataaaaagaactaatcaattctctttccggctcagaatgcattggtagcgtatgggtctgtcacgtgattaaggaacgactcaaaacccgaaagactcatgaaatgaactaatcaattgaatcatcaggtgaactacttctagcagtacagaacctgtagaatattgcacatgcgcgactgaacgaatcaccccccgagacgactcgttcttcccgagtcacataaaagattcgttcaaaatgaacgaatcgttcaagaacgacacatcactacTGAGAGAGAGCAGAACACAGTCTATGGAGCAGAACCATGAGACCACTGAGAGCGCGCGTCCATTTTTGTGCAAGAGTGAAGGAAGTCCACTTGCGAGCGGAGAGGTTCGTGCTCGCGCATTACATAGATGTGCTCTCTCTCGTCATTTGTCATTAGAATAACGCCATAGAAACTGACTCAAATTAACTATAAAGATGAAAAGGCGTGTCTCAGTGCTGCATGCGCTGTTCCCGGATGGGGTGCACGGTGCACCATGCCGCCCCAGGCTGCTGCCTTATGCCAGGATCCACCACTGGgtctacatataggctactacaCTTATTTCCCCACACAATTtagaccaggggtgtccaatccagCTCATGGAGGGCCATTATTCTGCAGAattcagctccaaccccaattaaacacatatgaacctaatcaaggtcttactaggcAGGTGTGCTGAGGGAAGTTGAAGCTAAACTCAGCTGTACAGTAAGCAACTGAGTTTGGACACACTTGATTTAGGGCATacgaaaataaatgtaatttttggtttttaatgaattagtaagaaTTCTGACTGGCTGGTAATATTGGCATGCTTCTGGTTGtgaataagtttttttttggggggggggtaatGGCATTAAGATTAAATGAACTTTAGTTATccttaaaacttaaaataggGACATGTCTTTGACTCAGCCCATCAAAATTCATTCTTTGCAGCCAGGCAAGCAAAGTTGGCAGAGCTGATATAGCCTACATTATCGCTTTATTTACTtggttttaaattgtttataGCATTATGTACATCATCTCATATTTTCTACTAGATGGAGAACAaactgtttgttgttgttgagttaTTGACCACATCATATGATTTCTCCTTTGAATAAGTGAGACACAAGCACAAAACCAGAAGTATCtgcatattttatgtttttttccacAGCATTATCACAGAAGTATTGCCGtagtaataatatatattggCCAGGGTGCCCAGTCTTGTTCTACTAGTATCTATCTGCCTTGTTCAAACTTGAAAATTTTTGGCACTTACAGTTTATGCTCGATTTGATATGTTTGAACCTGACTTTTGTTCATGATGCATGTACATAAGTCAGGgcaaatttgattaaaaacataGGACAATAGCTGCTTAGCTATAAATAACTTTATGCACTGGTCAAAATGTATGCTTAGTTTTAAACACTTACCTTTGGCCAGACCATAaacaaacaataatattgttgttgtttatttattccattacgttttctttctttctttttttttttacaaaataatctttgttttatgcATACAAATTCCTGGCTTAGAGCATGTATAGCTTGTTTGGGAAAATTGATAAGATCCAGGAAAAAGAGACTAACCCTAAACACCTTTAAATTAGCACTTGATTTATGTTTATGGTGGTGTAGAACTCagtactgtttgtttgtttatttatttatttttatttaggctGTTTCCAGAATCCAACTTTGTTTCAAATGGAGTATTGCCTGCAGAGACTGTGAATCTTTCTCCAGGAATCTGCCAGTTGCAATAAAACTTTTAGTGGCAATACACAATCAAGAGGGACCTCCCTTCTGGGAATATTTCGTTTTGTGCAAGACGGTGAAGACACCCATTTGGCCAGTGGTGGCTCATTCATCTATCGGAACTAATAAATCTGCATTTTCCTATATATATGAACATGATTAAGTTAGGATTTATCTTATCCATTACTGCAGTTGTCACTTTGAACTTGGAACTGTGTTTCAGTGCATGTGCTTGGGCTGAGTATGAGATAAACGGAGAATGCTGCCCCATGTGTGTGCCAGGTACAGTATAATGTTTGGTTTTGCCTTAAAAACAGATCCAATCAGTGACAAagcttaaaattcagcttttattACACAAACAAAATGAAGTTATGTTTTCAAATAACAATAAACTAAATTAAGTTTGTCTGTTAACAAGTCTCTGTAAAAACCGTAATTGAGAAAATCCAGCATTGCTGATCATCAGCATAAGGCATCAGCATCAGCATAAGGTAGGTTTTGCATGGTGGGACCAGCAAGGGATGCTTGTTACTTGTCCCTAGCATGCGAAGCGGGAGTGCTGGTGGACCAGCTTATTCTCGAGAACAGCATGTCTATACTGGTCCACCACCAGCATAAACCATCCTGGACCAATGTGGAATTTATGCTGCATTTTCAGCAGGAATATATTTGAGAAGACATTCATCaatttatacaaatatttgatatttatgATACATTGAGGATGTCACTGCATGATCTTATGACAGAGCACAGCAGTTCACTAGTGACTCAGGAGAATTcttgtttttcatattttacttTTGTAGGAAACCGTGTTCTTTGGCATTGCACTGAATATACCAGCACCACTTGTGTTCCATGTCCTGATTTAACTTACACAGATGAACCCAACGGACTCACAGCATGTTTTCCCTGCTCTGTGTGTGAAGCAGGTGAGCATATtccacaaaataaagacttgaAATAAAGAAGTGATTTCTAGTACATTTATAGAAATTAAGAAAAGTGTGTTATGGTTTCCACAGAACAAGGACTAAGAGTAAAGAGAAACTGCACACGCTCTACAGATACTGTTTGTGAGCCACTGGAAGGATTCTACTGCATTGAGCAAAATAAAGGCAGCTGTAGATTCGCTGTCAAACACTCTGAATGTCATCCTGGACAATATATCAAGCAAGCAGGTGGGTGAGGTGTAGTGGCCATTATTAGTTTTGTTAAACATGTTGACAGACACAAGTAGTACTTGTAATGCTATACTCTTATTAAAATAGTCATTGTCTTAATACTCTTACAGGAACAGCATTTACTGATACTGATTGTGGTAACTGTGCAGAAGGCACTTACTCTAATGGCACTTTCACTACCTGTCAACCACATTCAAAGTAAGTGATTACCATAGATtgtttaagtgtttaaaaattattttataaaagacTACAAATTCTAATATTGCTCACTTAAATTTACAGATGTGAGACTGAGGGTCTTCAAGAAATAAAACCAGGATCAATGTCATCTGATACTGAATGTGGGAATTCAACAAGTGTTAATGCTTTTTAcggttttttttaaattgcttacACAATTTCTGAAACTATGGCTCCATATCTCGAAACTACACACAGAACCATATAACATGCACACAACATGcaaacccaggtgaaaaaacttctaaaatatacttaaagtgctctattttcatgcactaattttgtacttaatatactaaaaattcttctttagtagtacttaagatcatcttacgaacatctaagtgtactcactGTGCTATtatgagacagcatgaaatatgaactaaaatgtgctttt of the Megalobrama amblycephala isolate DHTTF-2021 linkage group LG12, ASM1881202v1, whole genome shotgun sequence genome contains:
- the LOC125279402 gene encoding tumor necrosis factor receptor superfamily member 14-like, coding for MNMIKLGFILSITAVVTLNLELCFSACAWAEYEINGECCPMCVPGNRVLWHCTEYTSTTCVPCPDLTYTDEPNGLTACFPCSVCEAEQGLRVKRNCTRSTDTVCEPLEGFYCIEQNKGSCRFAVKHSECHPGQYIKQAGTAFTDTDCGNCAEGTYSNGTFTTCQPHSKCETEGLQEIKPGSMSSDTECGNSTSVNAFYGFF